The Changchengzhania lutea genomic sequence TTTGATATTGAGAATGATCATGTTTTCGAAATTGGCTTAACTCCAAACAGAGCTGATGCCATGAGTCATTTGGGCACCGCAAGAGATTTAAAAGCGGGATTGGTGCAAAAGGACATTAATTTGGAGTTGATCACGCCTTCGGTGAGTTCATTTCATATAGACAACAGAACACTTAAAATAGATGTTGATGTAAAAAATAAAGATTTAACTCCAAGATATTGTGGGGTCACTATATCAGGATTAAAGGTTGGTGAATCGCCTTCATGGTTACAGAACCGTTTAAAAGCGATTGGTTTAGCACCCATAAATAATATAGTAGACGTTACCAATTATGTGCTTCATGATTTGGGACAACCCTTACATGCTTTTGATGCTGTTAAAATTTCTGGGAATAAAATAGAAGTTAAAACATTAAAAGCTGGCACTAAATTTACAAGCTTAGACGGTTTGGAGCGCGAACTCCATGAGGATGACTTAATGATTTGCGATGCAGAAAAACCCATGTGCATAGCTGGTGTTTTTGGCGGAATAGCATCTGGAGTGACTGAAACTACTACAAGTATTTTCTTAGAAAGCGCCTATTTTAACCCCGTAAGTATCCGAAAATCGGCCAAACGCCACGGATTGAATACAGATGCCTCTTTTAGATTTGAGCGCGGTATAGATCCCAATATTACCGAATATGCCTTAAAACGAGCTGCTTTATTAATTCAGGAATTGGCAGGCGGTGAAATTACCAGTGATATTGTTGATGTCTATCAGAACAAAATTGAGGACTTTCAGGTACGCTTAAGTTTTGATAACGCAAAGAAGCTTATTGGTGAAGAAATTCCGAAGGAAACTATTAAACGTATTTTATCCTCATTAGAAATCAAAGTCAATAACGTTACTGAAACCGGACTCGGTTTAACAGTACCGGCATACAGAAATGATGTGCAGCGCGAAGCAGATGTGATTGAAGAAATATTGCGTGTTTACGGGTATAATAATATTGCAACTACCAAAAAACTTAATGCTTCTATTTCCAACTCCTCACGTTTTGAAGATCATAAAATTCAAAATACAGTTGGTAATCAGTTAGCTTCACAGGGCTTTTTTGAGATTCTTTCAAATTCCCTAACAACGCCTAATTACGTGCAGTTAAGTGAGCAGTTAAAGGAAGAACATCATGTGACCATGCTAAATCCATTGAGCAATGATTTGTCCATTTTAAGACAGTCTTTATTATTCTCAGGTTTGGAAGCCTTGTCTTTTAATATCAATAGAAAACGGGGAGATTTAAAATTCTTCGAATTTGGTAAAACATATCATAATTATAATGAGTCTAGGGAAGAATATAAACATTTAACGCTTTTTGTTACAGGAAGCCGAGACGCCGAAAGTTGGCACACCGCCACTAAACCTAGTGATTTCTTTTTCTTAAAAGGAAGCATCGCTGCAATTCTTGAGCGCTTAGGTATTTCAAGATATCAAGAGAAATCGAGTACGAGCGATGTATTTAGTGAAGGCTTAACATTAAGTCTTGGTAAAACAAAGTTGGTGGAATTTGGGCTATTGAAAAAACCTGTTTTAAAACATTTTGATATTTCCCAGAATGTGTTGTTCGCCGATTTTAATTGGGATGCCATTTTAGAGCTTGTTAAACGTAACGCCATAACTTTTCAAAATATTCCTAAATACCCAGGGGTTCGTCGTGATTTCGCCTTGTTATTAGATAATAACGTGAATTTTGATGCTATTTACAAAATTGCTAAACAAAGCGAGAAACAATTATTGAAAGACGTTAATCTGTTTGATGTCTATCAAGGTAAGAACTTACCCGAAGGCAAAAAGAGTTACGCCATTAGTTTTAAATTACAAGACGAACACAAAACCCTTACCGATAAACAAATTGATAAGATTATGTCGAAATTGCAATCCAGTTTTGAGAGGCACTTAGGTGCAGAGTTGAGATAAATTAGCATCTTTTAGCGTTATATTTAGCATTGTTTTTGTGGATGCTATTTTTCAAATTTAAGAACTGACCTATTCTTTATATATTCTTAAAACTGAAAATCGATTAACATTCCGTATCTTTAATTGACAATTAAAAACCTAAAGCTATGACAGACTCAAATTATATAAAAATTTACACGGGTAATTTTATTGTGGTTCAAAGAATCATTCAAGATTTAAAAAAGCAGAATATTAACGCTATCATTAAGGACGAAACTGAATCTGGTCGTTTGGCAGGTTTTGGAGCCCCCATTCAAGGTCAGCAGGAAGTTTTTGTTAACAAAGACGAACTTGAAGAAGCAGTTTTAGTAGTTGAAAGTATTACTTCAAAAATTAAATCGTAACATACTATAAATCAATATTTAATAAAAAAAAATAAGACCTCATTAATTATTTATATTAATGAGGTCTTATTATATAAACCTATCTACATTTTAAGCCGTAACCGCGTACATTTTATCACGCAATTCTTTAATTTTTTTGTCTTGCATGTACTCGTCAAAGGTCGTATACCTGTCAATCACACCATTTGGCGTTAACTCCACCACTCTATTGGCCACAGTTTGTGCAAACTCATGATCATGGGTGGTAAACAAAATAGTGCCTTTAAAGTTTTTAAGCGAATTATTAAAGGCTGTAATACTTTCTAAATCCAAATGATTGGTAGGTTCATCCAGCATTAATACGTTTGCTCTTACCATCATCATTTTACTTAGCATACAGCGTACTTTTTCACCTCCAGACAACACATTCGATTTCTTAAGTGCTTCCTCTCCACTAAAAATCATTTTACCTAAAAAGCCGCGAATATAAACTTCTTCGCGTTCTTCTTCAGTGGTTGCCCATTGGCGTAACCAATCTACCAGTGTTAAATTATTGTCAAAATATTCACTATTGTCTAACGGCAGGTATGATTGTGTCGTGGTTATACCCCAATCAAAAGAACCAGCATCTGCTTTTTCGTTATTGTTCAAAATCTGATAAAACGCTGTTGTAGCTCTAGAATCACGAGAAAA encodes the following:
- the pheT gene encoding phenylalanine--tRNA ligase subunit beta, encoding MKISYNWLKQFIKIDWTPEQTSELLTDLGLEVEGVEAYQSVKGGLEGIVVGEVLTCIKHPNADKLKLTTVNIGTDAPVQIVCGAPNVTAGQKVPVATIGTTLYTETGEAWSIKKGKIRGEESHGMICAEDELGLGKSHDGIMVLDDKVKVGTKASELFDIENDHVFEIGLTPNRADAMSHLGTARDLKAGLVQKDINLELITPSVSSFHIDNRTLKIDVDVKNKDLTPRYCGVTISGLKVGESPSWLQNRLKAIGLAPINNIVDVTNYVLHDLGQPLHAFDAVKISGNKIEVKTLKAGTKFTSLDGLERELHEDDLMICDAEKPMCIAGVFGGIASGVTETTTSIFLESAYFNPVSIRKSAKRHGLNTDASFRFERGIDPNITEYALKRAALLIQELAGGEITSDIVDVYQNKIEDFQVRLSFDNAKKLIGEEIPKETIKRILSSLEIKVNNVTETGLGLTVPAYRNDVQREADVIEEILRVYGYNNIATTKKLNASISNSSRFEDHKIQNTVGNQLASQGFFEILSNSLTTPNYVQLSEQLKEEHHVTMLNPLSNDLSILRQSLLFSGLEALSFNINRKRGDLKFFEFGKTYHNYNESREEYKHLTLFVTGSRDAESWHTATKPSDFFFLKGSIAAILERLGISRYQEKSSTSDVFSEGLTLSLGKTKLVEFGLLKKPVLKHFDISQNVLFADFNWDAILELVKRNAITFQNIPKYPGVRRDFALLLDNNVNFDAIYKIAKQSEKQLLKDVNLFDVYQGKNLPEGKKSYAISFKLQDEHKTLTDKQIDKIMSKLQSSFERHLGAELR
- a CDS encoding DUF2007 domain-containing protein, encoding MTDSNYIKIYTGNFIVVQRIIQDLKKQNINAIIKDETESGRLAGFGAPIQGQQEVFVNKDELEEAVLVVESITSKIKS